CTCAATGGCTTTTTCCACCGCGACATCAAAATCCCCTATCGCATCCACCAATTTACGTTGATAAGCATCTTCCCCCAACCAAACTTGCCCTTGCGCAATGTTATCTACCTCTGCCTTACTGATTTTGCGTCCTTGACTGACCACATCCAAGAAACGATCATAACCTTTCTCAATTTCCAACTGAATAATTTCGCTGTTCACTGCAGAAATCGGGGTAAATGGTGAACGGGTCACTAAATCCGTAGTTGCTACACCATCCTCTGATACGCCGGCTTTTTTGATGGTATTTTCAAATGTCGGTACCATGGCAAAAATTCCAATGGAGCCGGTAATCGTATTTTTATCCGCCACAATATAATCCGCGGTACTAGATATCCAATAACCGCCGGACGCTGCCATACCACCCATTGACACAATAACCGGTTTGCCACCTTGTTGCAAATGCGACACTTCCTGACGAATTAATTCAGAAGCAAACGCGCTACCGCCCGGGCTATTCACCCGTAAAATCACCGCCTTAATTTGCGGGTCATCATAGGCTTGACGCAACAACGCCGCAATGGTATCACCACCCACATCTTCTTTGTCGCTTTCGCCATCAATAATTGCACCTTCCACATTGACCACTGCAATCTTATTCGCACTATCGCTTTGCATACGATCCGGTAAATTTGCCAAATAGTCATCAAATGGCAATAATTTTGCACTACCATCACTATTTTTACCAAAAAGTGCGGTCAATTTTTGGTCTAAAGTAAAACGATCAGCGGTTTGCGTGACCAATTTACGTTGTTTAGCATAGGCAGTACTATCGCCCTGTAAGGCTTTTAAATCTTGTAAATACTGCGACGCCTTCGGCAACACGCTATCCAGCGGAATTTGGCGATTGTCCGCGATTTGTTGCTGATAATTGTGCCACATTTTACCTAACCACTGTTGCAAATTCGATTTGGCTTCTGCAGACATATCATCCCGCAAAAACGGTTCCACTGCCGATTTATAGGTTCCCACACGGAAAATATGTGGCGTGATGGCAAATTTATCCAGCAAAGATTTAAAATACAACTGATCTACCGCCATCCCTTCAATACCAACGCTGCCTTGCGTATTCAAATAAATTTCATCTGCATAACTTGCTAAAAAATATTGCTCCTGCGTGTAATTATCCGCATAAGCAATAACCGGTTTACCGCTGGTTTTAAATAATTGAATGGCTTTGCCTACATATTCCAACGCTGGCAAATCCCCTCCTTCAAAATAATTCAAATCCAGTGCCAAGCCTTTAATTCGCACATCTTCAGCTGCACTGGCAATCGCATAGCCAACATCAAATGTCGAAATTTGACGCGGAACGTGCTGATTGTTTAGCTCTTTCAATGCACTGTTCCATGACATTGGATTTTCTCGATTATCGCGCAAATAACCGTCTAAATTGACCCATAATGCGCCCTGATCGCCGCTTAAATCTTGTGCTACCGGTTTTCCCTGAAAACTGGTGACCAAACTTAACAAACCTAACCCTAGCACAACAAAAAGTAAAAAGACTAGGTTCATGACGACATCGCGGATAAAATTTAATACCCGCCAACAAAATTTGACAAAATTAAGAATAGATTGCATAGATTTTCTTTTCATTGACTTAAAAACGCTTTACCATACCACAGAATATGGGGTAATGCGATAATAAAACGCAAGAAAAACCCACCGCACTTATAACAGTTCAGAAATAAAATAATAAGGCATAACAAATGGATACATTACAACTTTTAACCACAAGACATTCAGAAAAACAATTATCAGCGCCGGCACCAAATAAAGCGCAATTAGAACAACTTTTCCAAGCCGCCTCACACGCGCCAGACCACGGCAAATTGCAACCTTATCGTTTTATCGTGATGGAAAATGCCGGCATGGAAAAACTGGGCGAGTTATTAAAAAGTGCCGTCATTGAATTTAACTTAGGCGAAGATCGGTTAAAAAAAGCAGAGAAATTAGTTAAACGTGCGCCAATGTGCATCGGAGTTATTGCCAAAATCGACAAAACTATTGCTAAAGTCCCGGCTTGGGAACAAATGCTCGCTGCCGGCTGCTCCGCCTACGCCATTCAACTCGCCGCCAACGCACAAGGCTTTGCGAATGTATGGGTAACCGGTTCTTGGATCGATGGCAGTGATCTTAGAAATGCTTTCGGTTGTGAAGAAAATGACAAAATCATTGCGCTATTGATGATCGGTACCGCAGAAGAAAAAATCACCCGCGAACCCCGCCCGTTTAAATTCGACGAATTTGTGCAATATTTGTAACCAAACGCCACAAATGAATAACTAAAAAAATGACTGGCGCACACCTCACGTACGCGCCAGTCATCCAAAAAAAATTGCTTAATTTTTCACCGCACTTTACCCCAACGCTTGAATCGTATTTAAGATACGTTTGTCGGAAATTGGGTATTTGGTGCCAAGTTGTTGCGCAAATAAACTGACGCGTAATTCTTCGATCATATAAGGAATTTCCAATATTTCCGTTGGAATGGGTTTGGATTTTGGCAGTTTATGCAGCAATTGCTGATAGGCTTGCGTAACTTGTTCCACACGTAACATGGCGGCGCGATCGCGGTTAACATCTTGCGCTAATTTATCAATCCGTTTGTCGATCCCTTGTAAATAGCGCAATAAATCCGGCAGGCGCGTATGCCCATGTTTTTGCACAAAATTCGGATAAATCAAACCGCCGATTTGTTGTTTAATATCCGACAAAGCAAATGCCATAGTGAAATCCATTTTGCCTTTTAAACGTTTGTTAATTTCAAAACTTAAGGTCAAAATTTGTTCAACTTGTTGCGCAATGTCGATGGTGGTTTCATTTAAATCAGCGCGAACTTTTTCCCGAAGACGTTCAAAATCCGCTTCGTTCCACACAAAGCCGCCAAAATCCGCCATTAATTTATCCACCGCACAAGCAATACAATCGTCAATTAACTCCAATACGCGCCCAAAAGGCGTGAAATAAAGCCCTAATTTGGATTTATTCGGCAATTTTTCGTGCAAATATTTAATCGGCGATGGCACGTTTAACAAAATCAAACGCCGCAATCCCTGTTGCATTGCCACTTGTTGCTCAAATTCGGTTTCAAATAATTTAATTCCCACCGCCTCTTTTTCATCTACAATCGCCGGATAGGCTTTAACACTAAAGCCTTGTTTTTTCTGCTCATAAAATTGTGGTAAATCAGCAAAATTCCACACATGAATGCCCGATTGCTCGATCGCATCATCCGCCACTGCGGAAAGACTTTCTTGTACTTTGCCTTTTAATTCAAATTTCAACGCATCTAAATCGGCACTTTCGGCAATTTTTTTGCCTTTTTCATCAATCACGCGGAAAGTCATCTTCAGATGGTTGGGTAATTGCTCCGCTTGCCAATTTTCTGGTGCCACTTTAACTCCGGTCATGCGTAATAATTCATAGCTTAAACTGTCAATTAACGGTTTTTCCAACGGTTTAGCGCGGGCTAAAAAGGCTTGGGCATAATTAGGCGCTGGCACAAAGTTACGACGTAACGATTTTGGTAAACTTTTAATTAATCCGATCACCAATTCTTCGCGTAATCCCGGAATTTGCCAATCAAAGCCCTCGGTTTCAACTTGATTTAACAAAGGCAATGGAATATGTACCGTGACGCCATCCGCCTCGGTTCCCGGCTCAAATTGGTAGGTTAATTTCAATTTTAGATTGCCTTGATGCCAAAAATTCGGGAAATCCAATTCACTCACCGCACCGGCATCCTCTTTGGTTAAAAAGGCTTTTTCAAAATTCAATAATTCCGGATCTTGCTGTTGCGCCTTTTTCCACCAATGATCAAAATGCTTTTGCGATACCACATCCGCGCCAATACGTTTTTCATAAAACTCAAACAACGTCCGTTCATCCACTAAAATATCCCGCCGCCGGCTTTTGTGTTCCAATTCTTCAATTTCTTTGATTAATTGACGATTTTGATGGAAAAATTTATGTTTTGTCGTCCAATCACCTTCAACCAATGCTGATTGAATAAAAATTTCACGACAAACAACAGGATCAATTTGCCCATAATTCACTGCGCGCGCCGCCACAATAGGCACGCCATATAAGCTCACTTTTTCATCCGCCATCACTGCCCCACGTGATTTTGACCAACGTGGTTCAGCATAGGATTTTTTCACTAAATGCGATGCCAAAGGCTCAACCCATTCCGGTTCGATTTCCGCTACCATTCTGCCCCACAATTTAGAGGTTTCCACCAATTCAGCCGCCATGCACCATTTCGGCTGTTTTTTAAATAGAACGGAATTAGGGAAAATGGCAAAATGTGCATTTCTTGCGCCTAAATATTGCTGTTTTTCCGCTTCTTTTAAACCGATATGCGACAATAAACCGCTTAAAAGTGCGGTATGAATTTGCGCATATTCTGCCGCTTGTGAATTAATCGGCAGCCCCATTTCACGCACGGTTAAGCGGATTTGATGATAAATATCCTGCCATTCTCGAATACGTAAATAATTTAAATATTCTTTTTGGCATAAGCGTCGAAATTGGTTTTTACTCAAGGCTTTTTGCTGTTCTTGTAGATAATTCCACAAATTTAAAAAGGCTAAAAAATCCGATTTTTTATCGGCAAAACGTCGATGTTTATCGTCTGCTGATTGCTGTTTTTCTTGCGGACGTTCACGCGGATCTTGAATAGAAAGAGCGGCAACAATAATCATCACTTCATAAAGACAAGAAAATTTGACCGCACTTAATAACATTTTTGCCAAGCGTGGATCGACCGGCAATTGCGCTAATTGGCGACCTTGTGCGGTTAATTGACGCTGTTGCCCAAATTTCGATTTCACCCAATGAAATGCTTCCAATTCTTCTAATAATTTAATCCCGTCTTGGATATGACGATGATCCGGCGCATCAACAAACGGAAAAGCTTCAATATCATCCAAGCCCAAAGCGTTCATTTGTAAAATAACGGAGGCGAGGTTGGTGCGTAAAATTTCCGGATCAGTAAATTCAGGGCGTCCATTAAAATCTTCTTCCGAATATAACCGGATGCAAATCCCTTCCGAAATCCGCCCACAACGCCCTTTACGTTGATTAGCGGAGGCTTGAGAAATCGGCTCAATCGGCAACCGTTGCACTTTGGTCCGATAACTATAGCGAGAAATTCTCGCCGTTCCGGTGTCAATCACATATTTAATATTCGGAATCGTCAATGAAGTTTCCGCTACGTTCGTGGCTAAAATAATCCGATTTAATCCGCTCGGCTGGAAAATGCGTTGCTGCTCGGCAGCAGACAACCGCGCATATAGCGGTAAAATTTCCGTATGGCGTAATTCCTGTTTTTGCAAGGCTTCGGCAGTGTCTCGAATTTCCCGTTCCCCGTTCATAAAAATCAAAATATCGCCACGCCCTTCCGCTTGTAACTCATCGACCGCATTTAAAATCCCTTGCAGCTGATCTTGATCTTCTTCCTCAATGATTGGACGATAACGTACTTCCACCGGATACGTTCGCCCGGAAACTTCAATAATCGGCGCCTGATTAAAATGTTTAGAAAAACGTTCAACATCAATGGTTGCAGAGGTAATAATCACTTTTAAATCCGGGCGTTTCGGCAAAATTTGCTTAAGATAACCTAAGATAAAATCATTATTTAAACTGCGCTCATGGGCTTCATCGATAATCAGGGTATCATATTGATTTAAAAAGCGATCATGTTGAATTTCCGCTAATAAAATCCCATCAGTCATCAATTTGATCAAACTCTTTTCGCTCACTTGATCGTTAAAACGCACTTTATAGCCGACTACATCGCCTAATTCACTCTGTAATTCTTCGGCAATTCGCGTAGCAACAGAACGCGCGGCAATACGTCGCGGTTGCGTATGCCCAATCAGTCCTTTACGCCCCAAACCTAACTCCAGACACATTTTCGGCAATTGTGTCGTTTTTCCCGAACCGGTTTCACCGGCAATAACAACCACTTGATGTTGCGCAATCGCGGCTAAAATTTCTGCTTTACGCGCACTCACCGGCAAATCAGGAAATTCAATATTTTTGACCGCACTTTGACGTTGTTGCAAACGCAAATGTGCTAGCTGAATTTGTTGCTGAATTTCTGCCACTACCGCTTGTTGTGCGGTTTCGTTTTTCATTTGTGATAATCCCTTGATACGCGCTTGTAATCGACGCTGATCTAAAATCATCATCTCATCTAATTGAGAGAGCAATTGTTTTTGCAAAGGGGTAAAAGGTTGATTTTTGTAATGCTTTGTCGTCATGGTTAACACTATGGGATAAAAAATGTGATAAACATCACATTATTACAATTATATTCACTGTCATTTTTGTCATTATATGCTAAATTGCTCACGCTCATGTAATAAAAAAGGAGATTTTATGAAATCAATTAAGCTCGCCATGATTGCACTGGCAACCGTTACCGCACTAAGCGCCTGTTCCAACAGTCGTGAACAGCAAGATGAAGCCACGCTGCAAAATCAAGCTGCCCTCGGTATTGTTTGGATGCAACAATCCGGCGAATATCAAGCCTTAGCACACCAAGCCTTTAATGCGGCAAAATTCGCCTTTGATCAAAGCAAGGTGACAAAAGGTAAGAAAAAAGCGGTAGTTGTGGATTTGGATGAAACTATGCTTGACAATAGTCCGTATGCGGGTTGGCAAGTTAAAAATGGTCAAGGTTTTAGCGGTGATACTTGGACTAAATGGGTCGATGCCCGCCAATCCGGCGCTATTCCGGGCGCGGTGGAGTTTTCAAACTATGTCAATAGCCACAAAGGTGCGGTCTTTTTTGTGTCTAACCGTTTGGACAGTGTAGAAAAAGCCGGCACCATTGATGATATGAAACGTCTCGGTTTTACCCATGTCACTGAAGATCGTTTATTGTTAAAACAAGGCAAATCCAACAAATCACCGCGCTTTGAACAAATTACGCAACAAGGTTACGATATTGTGGTGTTTGTTGGCGATAATTTGAATGATTTCGGTGATGCAACTTACCATAAATCCAATCAAGAACGTCGTGAATTTGTCGCCAATAACCAAAAATTATTCGGCACTAAATACATCGTCCTACCGAATCCAAACTATGGAGATTGGGAAGGCGGCTTAAGCGCAGATTATTATAAAGGCAGCGCACAACATCAATTGAATATCCGTAACAACGCCATTAAAGCATGGGATGGAAAATAATCTAAAACAAAATCAAACAAAAAACGACCGCACTTTTTATCCTAAGCGAAAAGTGCGGTCATTTTTATCGTTTTTTTATGATTTTCCTAATGCCAAAGAGAGGATCCCTGCCGCAATTAATGGTCCAACAGGAATCCCTCCAACAAAGGCAACGCCTAAAATAGTACCAATTAATAATCCGGTCAAAAGTAAAGGTTGACTACCCATTAAGTTCACGCCACGACCGCCGAACCATGCAACCAGCATTCCGACCGCCACCGCTAACAACATTTTCCAATTGATAAATTCAGAAAACGCCGGAAATTGCACTTTTCCCAATACTAATGGACTCAACACGCCGATCGTTAACAGAATAATCCCAATATTTAATCCATTTTTCTCCATAAAAGGGAGATATTTCACCAATATTGTTTGC
This portion of the [Pasteurella] aerogenes genome encodes:
- the hel gene encoding lipoprotein, acid phosphatase family, encoding MKSIKLAMIALATVTALSACSNSREQQDEATLQNQAALGIVWMQQSGEYQALAHQAFNAAKFAFDQSKVTKGKKKAVVVDLDETMLDNSPYAGWQVKNGQGFSGDTWTKWVDARQSGAIPGAVEFSNYVNSHKGAVFFVSNRLDSVEKAGTIDDMKRLGFTHVTEDRLLLKQGKSNKSPRFEQITQQGYDIVVFVGDNLNDFGDATYHKSNQERREFVANNQKLFGTKYIVLPNPNYGDWEGGLSADYYKGSAQHQLNIRNNAIKAWDGK
- the hrpA gene encoding ATP-dependent RNA helicase HrpA — its product is MTTKHYKNQPFTPLQKQLLSQLDEMMILDQRRLQARIKGLSQMKNETAQQAVVAEIQQQIQLAHLRLQQRQSAVKNIEFPDLPVSARKAEILAAIAQHQVVVIAGETGSGKTTQLPKMCLELGLGRKGLIGHTQPRRIAARSVATRIAEELQSELGDVVGYKVRFNDQVSEKSLIKLMTDGILLAEIQHDRFLNQYDTLIIDEAHERSLNNDFILGYLKQILPKRPDLKVIITSATIDVERFSKHFNQAPIIEVSGRTYPVEVRYRPIIEEEDQDQLQGILNAVDELQAEGRGDILIFMNGEREIRDTAEALQKQELRHTEILPLYARLSAAEQQRIFQPSGLNRIILATNVAETSLTIPNIKYVIDTGTARISRYSYRTKVQRLPIEPISQASANQRKGRCGRISEGICIRLYSEEDFNGRPEFTDPEILRTNLASVILQMNALGLDDIEAFPFVDAPDHRHIQDGIKLLEELEAFHWVKSKFGQQRQLTAQGRQLAQLPVDPRLAKMLLSAVKFSCLYEVMIIVAALSIQDPRERPQEKQQSADDKHRRFADKKSDFLAFLNLWNYLQEQQKALSKNQFRRLCQKEYLNYLRIREWQDIYHQIRLTVREMGLPINSQAAEYAQIHTALLSGLLSHIGLKEAEKQQYLGARNAHFAIFPNSVLFKKQPKWCMAAELVETSKLWGRMVAEIEPEWVEPLASHLVKKSYAEPRWSKSRGAVMADEKVSLYGVPIVAARAVNYGQIDPVVCREIFIQSALVEGDWTTKHKFFHQNRQLIKEIEELEHKSRRRDILVDERTLFEFYEKRIGADVVSQKHFDHWWKKAQQQDPELLNFEKAFLTKEDAGAVSELDFPNFWHQGNLKLKLTYQFEPGTEADGVTVHIPLPLLNQVETEGFDWQIPGLREELVIGLIKSLPKSLRRNFVPAPNYAQAFLARAKPLEKPLIDSLSYELLRMTGVKVAPENWQAEQLPNHLKMTFRVIDEKGKKIAESADLDALKFELKGKVQESLSAVADDAIEQSGIHVWNFADLPQFYEQKKQGFSVKAYPAIVDEKEAVGIKLFETEFEQQVAMQQGLRRLILLNVPSPIKYLHEKLPNKSKLGLYFTPFGRVLELIDDCIACAVDKLMADFGGFVWNEADFERLREKVRADLNETTIDIAQQVEQILTLSFEINKRLKGKMDFTMAFALSDIKQQIGGLIYPNFVQKHGHTRLPDLLRYLQGIDKRIDKLAQDVNRDRAAMLRVEQVTQAYQQLLHKLPKSKPIPTEILEIPYMIEELRVSLFAQQLGTKYPISDKRILNTIQALG
- the sppA gene encoding protease 4 yields the protein MQSILNFVKFCWRVLNFIRDVVMNLVFLLFVVLGLGLLSLVTSFQGKPVAQDLSGDQGALWVNLDGYLRDNRENPMSWNSALKELNNQHVPRQISTFDVGYAIASAAEDVRIKGLALDLNYFEGGDLPALEYVGKAIQLFKTSGKPVIAYADNYTQEQYFLASYADEIYLNTQGSVGIEGMAVDQLYFKSLLDKFAITPHIFRVGTYKSAVEPFLRDDMSAEAKSNLQQWLGKMWHNYQQQIADNRQIPLDSVLPKASQYLQDLKALQGDSTAYAKQRKLVTQTADRFTLDQKLTALFGKNSDGSAKLLPFDDYLANLPDRMQSDSANKIAVVNVEGAIIDGESDKEDVGGDTIAALLRQAYDDPQIKAVILRVNSPGGSAFASELIRQEVSHLQQGGKPVIVSMGGMAASGGYWISSTADYIVADKNTITGSIGIFAMVPTFENTIKKAGVSEDGVATTDLVTRSPFTPISAVNSEIIQLEIEKGYDRFLDVVSQGRKISKAEVDNIAQGQVWLGEDAYQRKLVDAIGDFDVAVEKAIELINKGRPAEEPLQDIGVEWLVDEDNSVISTLLRDLKQSQQSWIKNAVLEWTGFPKQAQQLQQQLGKLNQLNDPKGQYLYCLNCASVK
- a CDS encoding membrane protein; the encoded protein is MSLQFNPVSLLLVVLILLGVISNNNSITISAAVLLLMKQTILVKYLPFMEKNGLNIGIILLTIGVLSPLVLGKVQFPAFSEFINWKMLLAVAVGMLVAWFGGRGVNLMGSQPLLLTGLLIGTILGVAFVGGIPVGPLIAAGILSLALGKS
- the ydjA gene encoding nitroreductase-like protein — its product is MDTLQLLTTRHSEKQLSAPAPNKAQLEQLFQAASHAPDHGKLQPYRFIVMENAGMEKLGELLKSAVIEFNLGEDRLKKAEKLVKRAPMCIGVIAKIDKTIAKVPAWEQMLAAGCSAYAIQLAANAQGFANVWVTGSWIDGSDLRNAFGCEENDKIIALLMIGTAEEKITREPRPFKFDEFVQYL